A genomic segment from Leptolyngbya boryana PCC 6306 encodes:
- a CDS encoding HAMP domain-containing protein, with protein MTTAPLTSESDNLDLQQLLRTLIEVKRGNFSVRMPIDQTGIAGKIADTLNDIIEMNEQMATELEHISTVVGKEGKISERATIDNARGAWKASIGSVNTLITDLVQPMTETTRVIRAVATGNLTQTIATEIDGRPLQGEFLQTAQIVNTMVDQLNSFASEVTRVAREVGTEGMLGVQADVPGVAGTWKDLTDSVNSMAGNLTAQVRNIAEVTTAVANGDLSKKITVDVKGEILELKNTINTMVDQLNSFASEVTRVAREVGTEGKLGVQADVRGVAGTWKDLTDSVNSMAGNLTAQVRNIAEVTTAVANGDLSKKITVDVKGEILELKNTVNTMVDQLNSFASEVTRVAREVGAEGKLGGQAQVKGVAGTWKDLTDSVNFMAGSLTAQVRNIAEVTTAVANGDLSKKITVDVKGEILELKNTINIMVDQLNSFASEVTRVAREVGTEGKLGVQAQVRGVAGTWKDLTDSVNFMAGNLTAQVRNIAEVTTAVANGDLSKKITVDVKGEILELKNTINTMVDQLSSFASEVTRVAREVGSEGKLGVQADVRGVAGTWKDLTDSVNFMAGSLTAQVRNIAAVTTAVANGDLSKKITVDVKGEILELKNTVNTMVDQLNSFASEVTRVAREVGSEGKLGVQAEVKGVAGTWKDLTDSVNFMAGSLTAQVRNIAEVTTAVANGDLSKKITVDVKGEILELKNTINTMVDQLNSFASEVTRVAREVGTEGKLGVQAYVRGVGGTWKDLTDNVNLMAGNLTAQVRNIAEVATAIANGNLSKKITVDVKGEILDLKNTINTMVDQLSSFASEVTRVAREVGTEGKLGGQAQVVGVAGTWKDLTDNVNSMASNLTAQVRGIARVVTAVANGNLKLKLMLDAKGEIETLADTINEMIDTLATFAEQVTTVAREVGSEGKLGGQAKVPGASGTWRDLTDNVNELAANLTTQVRAIAEVATAVTKGDLTRSISVEAKGEVAVLKDNINQMIANLRETTQKNTEQDWLKTNLAKFTRMLQGQRDLETVSKLILSELAPLVSAQHGVFYLMEASENRASYLKLLSTYAYRERKHLGNRFQLGEGLIGQCALEKERILLTEVPPEYITISSGLGEAAPLNAVALPVLFEGQVTAVIELASFSRFSDIHLTFFDQLTESIAIVLNTIAASMRTEELLKQSQSLAEELQSQQKELTETNQRLEQQAQSLKASEELLKNQQEQLQQTNEELQEKAELLAVQNREVERKNQEIEHARRSLEEKAEQLALSSKYKSEFLANMSHELRTPLNSLLILARLFADNTENNLTDKQIEYARTIYSSGNDLLGLINDILDLAKIESGTMSLDPEPMSFTDLRNHLDRTFRQVAQDRKLDFQMHFDSQLPRSLYTDAKRLQQVLKNLLSNAFKFTEQGQVSLRVSPETGGWSFDQNILNRADRVIAFAVSDTGIGIAPDKQQVIFEAFQQADGTTSRKYGGTGLGLSISREIARLLGGEIRLQSELGRGSTFTLYLPQNDSGRWDSSRSASAIAASPSPIVRSAAMQSASEAPTSTSNPPEPAITVLEQTIEDDRDSIQPGDLTLLMIEDDVNFARILLDVARQQGFKGIVATRGNVGLELAQQFKPTAIMLDIRLPILDGWMVLDRLKHHNATRHIPVHIMSVEEGLQRSLRQGAIAYLQKPVNSESLRDALSSIKEFVERPVKTLLVVEDDDVQRQSIVELIGNTDVVSTAVGTGTEALEMLRSQRFDCLVLDLGLPDMDGFAFLEQVKQEPSLIHLPIIIYTGKDLTAQEERELRRISDTIILKDVRSPERLLDETALFLHRVQANLPEMQRQMLERSQQEDRTLAGKKILIVDDDMRNIFALTSVLERYQMEILYAGNGREGITMLQEHPDIDLVLMDVMMPEMDGYETTRAIRQDHQFLNLPIITLTAKAMRGDREKCMEAGASDYITKPVETDQLLSVLRVWLQR; from the coding sequence AGCTTCTCAGAACACTGATTGAAGTAAAAAGGGGAAATTTCTCTGTCCGAATGCCGATCGATCAAACTGGAATTGCAGGAAAAATTGCCGATACGCTCAATGACATCATCGAGATGAATGAGCAAATGGCAACCGAGCTAGAACACATCAGCACTGTGGTTGGCAAAGAAGGAAAAATTAGTGAACGAGCGACGATCGACAATGCGCGCGGCGCTTGGAAAGCATCGATCGGCTCTGTGAATACGCTGATTACCGACTTAGTACAGCCGATGACTGAGACGACACGAGTGATTCGGGCAGTCGCAACCGGAAATTTAACCCAAACGATCGCGACTGAGATTGATGGTAGACCTCTGCAAGGAGAATTTCTGCAAACGGCTCAAATCGTCAATACAATGGTCGATCAGCTCAATTCCTTTGCCTCAGAAGTGACGCGAGTAGCGCGGGAAGTCGGAACCGAAGGCATGTTGGGCGTGCAGGCAGATGTGCCCGGAGTTGCGGGTACATGGAAGGATTTGACCGATAGCGTCAACTCGATGGCGGGCAATCTCACAGCACAAGTGCGGAACATTGCCGAAGTAACCACAGCCGTGGCAAATGGGGATCTCTCGAAGAAAATTACCGTCGATGTCAAAGGTGAAATTCTAGAGTTGAAAAACACGATCAATACAATGGTCGATCAACTCAATTCCTTTGCGTCAGAAGTAACGCGAGTGGCGCGGGAAGTGGGAACCGAAGGCAAACTTGGAGTGCAAGCAGATGTTCGAGGGGTTGCAGGGACGTGGAAAGATTTGACTGATAGCGTCAACTCGATGGCAGGCAATCTGACCGCACAGGTGCGGAACATTGCAGAAGTGACCACAGCCGTGGCAAATGGGGATCTCTCGAAGAAAATTACCGTCGATGTCAAAGGTGAAATTCTGGAGTTAAAAAACACTGTTAATACAATGGTGGATCAGCTTAATTCTTTTGCTTCGGAAGTAACACGGGTAGCACGAGAAGTAGGAGCAGAAGGAAAGCTTGGCGGTCAAGCACAGGTCAAAGGCGTTGCAGGTACGTGGAAAGATCTCACGGACAGCGTGAACTTTATGGCGGGAAGCTTAACTGCACAAGTGCGGAACATTGCCGAAGTAACCACAGCCGTGGCAAATGGTGATCTCTCGAAGAAAATTACCGTCGATGTCAAAGGCGAGATTTTAGAGCTGAAGAACACCATCAACATCATGGTGGATCAGCTTAATTCTTTTGCTTCGGAAGTAACACGGGTGGCGCGAGAAGTCGGAACAGAAGGGAAGTTAGGGGTACAAGCTCAAGTGCGTGGCGTTGCCGGAACTTGGAAAGATCTCACCGACAGTGTGAACTTCATGGCAGGTAATTTGACTGCACAGGTCAGAAATATTGCTGAAGTTACTACAGCTGTGGCAAATGGGGATCTCTCGAAGAAGATTACCGTCGATGTCAAAGGCGAAATTCTCGAACTGAAGAACACGATCAACACCATGGTGGATCAGCTCAGTTCATTTGCGTCAGAAGTGACGCGGGTGGCGCGAGAAGTGGGTTCCGAAGGAAAACTTGGAGTACAAGCAGATGTTCGAGGGGTTGCAGGGACGTGGAAAGATCTCACCGATAGTGTGAACTTCATGGCAGGGAGTTTAACTGCACAAGTGAGAAACATTGCAGCCGTGACGACGGCGGTCGCAAATGGGGATCTCTCGAAGAAAATTACCGTCGATGTCAAAGGTGAAATTCTAGAGTTGAAAAATACCGTCAATACAATGGTTGATCAACTTAACTCATTTGCTTCTGAAGTCACACGAGTGGCGCGGGAAGTGGGTTCCGAAGGCAAACTCGGAGTACAAGCAGAAGTTAAGGGCGTTGCTGGAACTTGGAAAGATCTCACCGACAGCGTGAACTTTATGGCGGGAAGCTTAACCGCACAAGTGAGAAACATTGCTGAAGTTACAACGGCGGTCGCAAATGGCGACTTGTCAAAGAAAATTACGGTCGATGTCAAAGGCGAGATTTTGGAGTTGAAAAACACGATCAATACGATGGTGGATCAGCTCAATTCGTTTGCTTCGGAAGTCACACGAGTCGCGCGAGAAGTGGGTACTGAAGGAAAGTTAGGTGTGCAAGCCTATGTCCGAGGTGTGGGTGGTACTTGGAAAGATTTGACTGATAACGTCAATTTGATGGCAGGCAATCTCACAGCACAGGTACGGAACATTGCAGAAGTCGCAACTGCGATCGCGAATGGCAATCTCTCTAAAAAGATCACCGTTGATGTCAAAGGAGAAATTCTCGATCTGAAAAACACCATCAATACAATGGTCGATCAATTGAGTTCCTTTGCTTCTGAAGTGACACGGGTGGCGCGAGAAGTAGGAACTGAAGGGAAGTTAGGCGGTCAAGCGCAAGTCGTTGGAGTCGCTGGAACCTGGAAGGATCTCACTGATAACGTCAATTCGATGGCAAGCAATCTCACAGCACAAGTGCGAGGTATTGCACGAGTGGTAACTGCGGTTGCGAACGGAAACTTGAAACTGAAGTTAATGCTCGATGCCAAAGGTGAAATCGAAACGTTAGCTGACACGATCAACGAAATGATTGATACGTTGGCAACGTTTGCAGAACAAGTGACTACCGTTGCGCGAGAAGTTGGAAGTGAAGGCAAACTGGGAGGACAAGCGAAAGTTCCGGGGGCATCAGGAACGTGGCGCGATTTGACCGACAACGTGAATGAACTTGCAGCGAATCTAACAACGCAAGTAAGAGCGATCGCTGAAGTTGCAACGGCGGTCACGAAGGGAGATTTAACGCGATCGATTTCTGTTGAAGCCAAAGGAGAAGTCGCGGTTCTCAAAGACAATATCAACCAGATGATCGCCAACTTGCGCGAAACGACGCAAAAGAACACCGAACAAGACTGGCTCAAAACCAACTTGGCGAAGTTCACGCGAATGCTACAAGGTCAGCGCGATTTAGAAACCGTCTCCAAACTGATTTTGTCAGAATTGGCTCCCTTAGTATCGGCACAGCACGGAGTCTTCTATTTGATGGAAGCGAGCGAAAATCGTGCATCTTATCTCAAACTCCTCAGCACCTATGCTTATCGAGAGCGCAAGCACTTAGGAAACCGCTTCCAACTTGGAGAAGGGCTGATCGGACAATGTGCGTTAGAAAAAGAACGCATTTTGCTGACTGAAGTACCGCCTGAATACATCACCATTAGTTCGGGATTGGGCGAAGCGGCTCCATTAAATGCAGTTGCACTACCTGTGCTATTTGAAGGACAGGTAACAGCGGTGATCGAACTTGCTTCATTCTCTCGGTTTAGCGATATTCACTTAACTTTCTTCGATCAGTTGACCGAAAGTATTGCGATCGTCCTCAATACGATCGCGGCGAGTATGCGCACCGAAGAACTCCTCAAACAGTCGCAATCTTTGGCAGAAGAACTCCAAAGTCAACAGAAAGAACTCACAGAAACCAATCAACGATTAGAACAACAAGCACAATCGCTGAAAGCTTCTGAAGAACTCCTGAAAAACCAACAAGAGCAACTCCAACAAACCAATGAAGAACTCCAGGAAAAAGCTGAACTATTAGCCGTGCAAAACCGGGAAGTAGAACGCAAAAACCAAGAGATTGAACATGCGCGTCGATCGCTAGAAGAAAAAGCCGAACAACTTGCCTTAAGTTCTAAATACAAGTCTGAGTTTCTGGCGAATATGTCCCACGAGTTGCGAACACCACTCAATAGTTTATTAATCCTGGCTCGTCTCTTTGCCGACAACACGGAGAACAACCTCACGGATAAGCAGATCGAGTATGCTCGCACCATCTATTCTTCTGGAAATGACTTGCTCGGACTGATCAATGACATTCTCGACCTCGCGAAAATCGAATCGGGAACAATGTCGCTCGATCCAGAACCCATGTCATTTACTGACCTGCGAAATCATCTCGATCGCACCTTCCGGCAAGTTGCCCAAGATCGCAAACTTGATTTTCAGATGCACTTTGATTCACAGTTGCCGCGCAGTTTGTACACCGATGCGAAACGGTTACAGCAAGTGCTGAAAAACTTGCTCTCGAATGCGTTCAAGTTTACTGAACAAGGTCAAGTGAGCCTTAGAGTCAGTCCTGAAACTGGGGGATGGAGTTTTGATCAAAACATCCTGAATCGTGCCGATCGTGTGATTGCGTTTGCCGTTTCTGACACTGGAATTGGTATTGCACCGGACAAACAACAGGTGATTTTTGAAGCCTTTCAGCAGGCAGATGGGACGACCAGTCGCAAGTACGGCGGGACAGGCTTGGGCTTATCGATCAGTCGAGAAATTGCTCGATTGTTAGGAGGCGAAATTCGATTACAAAGCGAACTTGGGCGAGGCAGCACTTTTACGCTCTATCTCCCCCAAAATGATAGCGGGCGTTGGGATTCCTCTAGATCTGCATCAGCGATCGCTGCGTCCCCATCTCCGATAGTTAGGTCTGCGGCAATGCAATCCGCCTCTGAAGCTCCAACCTCGACCAGTAATCCGCCAGAACCAGCAATTACAGTGCTTGAGCAAACGATCGAAGATGACCGAGACAGCATTCAGCCTGGAGACTTGACCCTGCTGATGATCGAAGACGATGTGAATTTTGCTCGCATTTTACTCGATGTAGCACGGCAGCAAGGCTTCAAAGGCATCGTTGCAACGCGCGGCAATGTTGGTCTAGAACTCGCACAGCAGTTTAAACCGACGGCAATCATGCTCGATATTCGCCTGCCTATTCTGGATGGTTGGATGGTGTTAGATCGGCTGAAGCATCACAATGCTACTCGCCATATTCCCGTTCACATCATGTCCGTCGAGGAAGGCTTACAGCGGAGTTTACGACAGGGTGCGATCGCTTACCTGCAAAAGCCTGTGAACAGTGAATCTCTGCGCGATGCTCTGTCAAGTATCAAAGAATTTGTCGAGCGTCCCGTGAAAACTTTACTGGTTGTGGAAGATGATGACGTGCAGCGTCAAAGCATTGTCGAGTTGATCGGCAATACGGATGTCGTCAGTACGGCTGTAGGAACTGGGACAGAAGCGCTAGAAATGCTGCGGTCGCAACGCTTTGATTGTCTTGTACTCGATCTAGGATTGCCTGATATGGATGGATTTGCCTTCCTAGAGCAAGTCAAGCAAGAACCGAGCCTCATCCATTTACCCATTATCATCTACACCGGAAAGGATCTGACTGCTCAAGAAGAACGAGAACTGCGACGCATTTCAGACACTATCATTCTCAAAGATGTGCGATCGCCAGAACGCTTGCTGGATGAAACTGCTTTGTTCCTGCATCGAGTGCAAGCGAACTTACCAGAAATGCAGCGACAGATGCTAGAGCGATCGCAGCAAGAGGATAGAACACTTGCAGGCAAAAAAATTCTCATCGTCGATGACGATATGCGGAATATCTTTGCGTTGACGAGTGTTCTAGAGCGATATCAGATGGAAATTCTCTATGCCGGAAATGGTCGAGAAGGCATTACGATGCTGCAAGAACATCCAGATATTGATTTAGTGTTGATGGATGTGATGATGCCAGAAATGGATGGCTATGAAACAACACGAGCAATTCGACAAGACCACCAGTTCCTCAACTTACCGATCATTACACTGACTGCAAAAGCAATGCGAGGCGATCGAGAAAAATGTATGGAAGCCGGAGCATCAGACTACATCACGAAACCTGTCGAAACTGATCAACTTCTCTCGGTACTTCGAGTTTGGCTTCAGCGCTAG
- a CDS encoding response regulator transcription factor → MPHVLLVDDEAPLRDSLSYALQKEGYHVTTAADGAAALKLFHKQVPDVILLDLMLPEVGGMEVCWRIRAFSDVPIVMLTAKDQDLDKTWGLEAGADDYITKPFNTRELLARIRAVLLRRHSAGEGSAIVE, encoded by the coding sequence ATGCCTCATGTCTTACTGGTTGATGATGAAGCACCCTTACGGGATAGCCTAAGCTACGCTTTGCAGAAGGAAGGCTATCACGTCACAACCGCAGCGGACGGTGCTGCTGCCTTAAAACTCTTTCATAAGCAAGTACCAGATGTAATTTTACTGGATTTGATGCTGCCAGAGGTGGGAGGTATGGAAGTGTGTTGGCGCATTCGAGCGTTTTCTGATGTTCCCATCGTCATGCTGACAGCAAAAGATCAAGATCTCGACAAAACCTGGGGACTCGAAGCCGGAGCCGATGATTACATCACCAAGCCGTTTAACACACGGGAATTGCTAGCGCGGATTCGGGCAGTGTTGTTGCGGCGGCATTCAGCAGGTGAAGGATCAGCGATCGTAGAGTAA
- a CDS encoding sensor histidine kinase has translation MRLKPLSSIKWNSLHTKLLVTYWLLTVLGTSLMAGFLLQSLSRYFIQMRQTDLENWTTAISESVADELEQQNIARVQQFMQRYGKPETITLRVLSPQGQLLASSAQTDRHITNWLAVPGVQEALQNRTVQGTAKGIFSGDDRLYVARPIWRNGQFLGVLRMSVTLEQFQQQFSFLWWTVIGTLLLTMILCAVISDRLARSVSIPIQTMRNFAIRLGSGHFGDKLSIRQSNELDELANELNRMSERLASLDQERRTFLANVSHELRTPISNIQVTVEALQNGAVEEPNLRDRFFQTIEDETRRLARLIHDLLDLGRLEAGATVLEQQRIDLRQLIDRAVRAVETRMQMHHMSFHLNIARVSLVGDPERLLQALLNILDNAIKYFKEHSQVSITGTRDGQHIIIIIQDQGPGIDQTALPRIFEQFYTGDPSRKGSSTGLGLAIAQRIIQAHEGTITASSTIGQGTKFTICLPVRSMK, from the coding sequence ATGCGGCTTAAACCATTGAGTTCAATCAAGTGGAATTCCTTACACACAAAGCTCTTGGTCACTTACTGGTTGCTCACAGTGCTAGGAACGTCACTGATGGCAGGGTTTCTGCTGCAATCGCTGTCTCGCTACTTTATCCAGATGCGACAAACCGATTTAGAAAATTGGACGACTGCGATTAGCGAGAGTGTTGCAGATGAGTTAGAACAGCAGAATATTGCGCGAGTTCAACAGTTCATGCAACGCTACGGGAAGCCCGAAACTATAACGCTGCGCGTTTTGAGTCCACAAGGGCAGCTCCTCGCATCTTCTGCCCAGACAGACCGTCACATTACAAACTGGCTGGCGGTTCCGGGGGTGCAAGAAGCTTTGCAAAATCGGACAGTGCAGGGAACAGCGAAAGGGATATTCTCAGGCGACGATCGCTTGTATGTTGCACGCCCGATTTGGCGTAATGGGCAGTTTCTCGGCGTGCTGCGAATGTCAGTGACGCTAGAACAATTCCAACAACAGTTTTCATTTTTATGGTGGACGGTCATTGGGACGCTCTTGCTGACCATGATTCTATGTGCGGTGATTAGCGATCGCTTAGCTAGAAGTGTTTCTATCCCCATACAAACGATGCGAAATTTTGCCATTCGTTTAGGCAGCGGTCACTTTGGTGACAAGTTAAGTATTCGTCAAAGTAATGAGTTAGATGAACTTGCGAACGAACTCAATCGTATGAGTGAACGGTTAGCGTCATTGGATCAAGAGCGGCGTACTTTTCTCGCAAATGTTTCACATGAACTGCGTACCCCCATTAGCAATATTCAAGTGACAGTAGAAGCCCTGCAAAATGGAGCAGTCGAAGAACCGAATTTGCGCGATCGCTTTTTTCAAACCATTGAAGATGAAACACGGCGATTAGCCCGCTTGATTCATGACCTCCTCGATTTGGGGCGATTAGAAGCGGGGGCAACGGTGCTAGAGCAGCAGCGAATTGACCTGAGGCAGTTAATCGATCGGGCAGTTCGAGCGGTAGAAACGCGAATGCAGATGCACCACATGTCGTTTCATCTCAATATTGCAAGGGTTTCCCTCGTTGGTGATCCAGAGCGACTTTTGCAAGCTTTGCTGAATATTTTGGATAACGCTATCAAATATTTCAAAGAACATTCTCAAGTTTCTATCACGGGGACACGTGACGGTCAGCACATCATCATTATCATTCAAGATCAAGGTCCTGGCATTGATCAAACTGCATTGCCCCGAATTTTTGAGCAGTTTTACACGGGTGATCCGTCGCGAAAAGGTAGTAGTACAGGATTAGGGCTTGCGATCGCACAACGCATTATCCAAGCCCATGAGGGCACGATCACGGCAAGTAGTACGATTGGGCAGGGAACTAAATTCACGATTTGTTTGCCTGTTCGATCCATGAAGTAA